The Frondihabitans australicus genome includes a region encoding these proteins:
- the efeO gene encoding iron uptake system protein EfeO, whose product MSSGNPQKSRLRSVLALTAVAVSAALVLAGCSTSSSSGSGDSSSSKVNKISVTLTGGGSDKCAVSSTSVPAGPVTFTVENKSSTGITEVELLQEQKILGEKENLAPGLAKSSFTVTLGGGKYQVYCPGATKELTDFTVTGKAAAASNSSAATLLRQGAKQYATYVDDQVTTMVATTKALQTAVDSGNLTDAQTAYAKARPYYERVESDVDGFVKPGFKATDNAGNLDYLIDMRASNLDPKVGWHGYHAVERDLFQSKAITASTKTLAAELTSNVEELSKLVPSLSYKPEDLANGAAGLLEEVQTEKVTGEEEAFSHIDLVDLAANVEGAEEAFAYMRPGLQKLDPSITKAIAAQFTKTDALLDTYRSSTGLGGFITYDAATKAKDANTISQQVQALQDPLSQLAAKVATA is encoded by the coding sequence ATGTCGTCCGGTAACCCGCAGAAGTCCCGGCTGAGGTCGGTCCTCGCCCTCACCGCCGTCGCCGTCTCGGCCGCCCTCGTGCTCGCCGGCTGCTCGACCTCGTCGTCGTCCGGCTCCGGCGACTCGTCGTCGTCGAAGGTCAACAAGATCAGCGTCACGCTGACCGGCGGCGGCTCGGACAAGTGCGCGGTGTCGTCGACGTCGGTGCCCGCGGGCCCGGTGACCTTCACGGTCGAGAACAAGTCGTCGACCGGCATCACCGAGGTCGAGCTGCTGCAGGAGCAGAAGATCCTCGGCGAGAAGGAGAACCTCGCCCCCGGCCTCGCCAAGTCGTCGTTCACCGTGACGCTCGGCGGCGGCAAATACCAGGTCTACTGCCCCGGCGCGACGAAAGAGCTCACCGACTTCACCGTGACCGGCAAGGCCGCCGCGGCATCGAACAGCTCGGCCGCGACCCTCCTGCGCCAGGGCGCGAAGCAGTACGCGACCTACGTCGACGACCAGGTCACCACCATGGTCGCGACGACCAAGGCGCTGCAGACCGCCGTCGACTCGGGCAACCTCACCGACGCACAGACCGCCTACGCGAAGGCCCGCCCCTACTACGAACGCGTCGAGAGCGACGTCGACGGCTTCGTGAAGCCCGGCTTCAAGGCGACCGACAACGCCGGAAACCTCGACTACCTCATCGACATGCGCGCGTCGAATCTCGACCCGAAGGTCGGCTGGCACGGCTACCACGCGGTCGAGCGCGACCTGTTCCAGTCGAAGGCCATCACCGCGTCGACCAAGACCCTCGCCGCCGAGCTCACCAGCAACGTCGAGGAGCTCTCGAAGCTCGTCCCGTCGCTGTCATACAAGCCCGAAGACCTCGCGAACGGCGCCGCGGGCCTGCTCGAAGAGGTCCAGACCGAGAAGGTCACCGGCGAAGAAGAGGCGTTCAGCCACATCGACCTCGTCGACCTCGCAGCCAACGTCGAGGGCGCCGAAGAGGCCTTCGCTTACATGCGCCCGGGCCTTCAGAAGCTCGACCCGTCGATCACCAAGGCGATCGCCGCGCAGTTCACGAAGACCGACGCGCTGCTCGACACCTACCGCTCGTCGACCGGCCTCGGCGGCTTCATCACGTACGACGCCGCGACGAAGGCGAAGGACGCCAACACGATCTCGCAGCAGGTCCAGGCACTGCAGGACCCTCTGTCGCAGCTGGCCGCCAAGGTCGCCACGGCGTGA
- a CDS encoding Dyp-type peroxidase encodes MTDGVSRRALLGGGLAAAGAGVGALAGAGGTLAAQAAAAPPPDESIDLSQSHPFYATAARQTQGGIETPPQRYCVFMTFDMASTLTTDLQVLLARWSAAIAQLQAGKTIGTVEPSHGAGVGADTGEALDLGPASLTVTVGLGPGIFDERFGLAKHKPAHLAAIPALPSDNLDASLTGGDLSLQACADDPQVAYHAIRDLARMARGTATVKWTVLGFGRASAGANQSTPRNLMGFKDGTRNIKEPADFSKFVYLKDDAGWMAGGTYQVVRKIEINIEIWDADVISDQQRVFGRDKVAGAPLSGGTEFTTPNFHKAGDFNGRAIDPTAHIALAAHENNDGVKILRRSYNYTDGLNQYGQLDAGLFFAAYMNDPEHFTRIQTRLGASDRLNEYISHIGSGVFAVPPAPRSGSYVGEALFG; translated from the coding sequence GTGACCGACGGCGTTTCGCGCCGCGCCCTGCTCGGCGGCGGGCTCGCGGCAGCAGGAGCCGGCGTGGGCGCGCTGGCAGGGGCCGGCGGCACCCTCGCGGCGCAGGCGGCGGCAGCACCCCCGCCCGACGAGAGCATCGACCTCTCGCAGAGCCACCCGTTCTACGCCACAGCGGCCCGGCAGACGCAGGGCGGCATCGAGACGCCCCCGCAGCGGTACTGCGTGTTCATGACGTTCGACATGGCGTCGACGCTGACCACCGACCTGCAGGTGCTGCTCGCCCGCTGGTCCGCGGCCATCGCGCAGCTGCAGGCCGGCAAGACCATCGGCACCGTCGAGCCGTCGCACGGCGCGGGCGTCGGAGCCGACACGGGCGAGGCCCTCGACCTCGGGCCCGCGTCACTCACCGTGACGGTGGGGCTCGGCCCGGGCATCTTCGACGAGCGGTTCGGCCTGGCGAAGCACAAGCCCGCGCATCTCGCGGCGATCCCGGCGCTGCCGAGCGACAACCTCGACGCGTCGCTCACCGGCGGCGACCTGTCGCTGCAGGCGTGCGCCGACGACCCGCAGGTGGCGTACCACGCGATCCGCGACCTCGCGCGGATGGCCCGCGGCACCGCGACCGTGAAGTGGACCGTGCTCGGATTCGGTCGCGCCTCGGCCGGTGCGAACCAGTCGACGCCGCGCAACCTCATGGGATTCAAGGACGGCACGCGCAACATCAAGGAGCCCGCCGACTTCTCGAAGTTCGTCTACCTGAAGGACGACGCCGGCTGGATGGCCGGCGGCACCTACCAGGTGGTCCGCAAGATCGAGATCAACATCGAGATCTGGGACGCCGACGTCATCAGCGACCAGCAGCGCGTCTTCGGCCGCGACAAGGTCGCGGGCGCGCCGCTGTCGGGCGGCACCGAGTTCACCACGCCGAACTTCCACAAGGCCGGCGACTTCAACGGCCGGGCGATCGACCCCACGGCGCACATCGCGCTCGCCGCGCACGAGAACAACGACGGCGTGAAGATCCTGCGCCGCTCGTACAACTACACCGACGGGCTGAACCAGTACGGGCAGCTCGACGCGGGGCTGTTCTTCGCCGCCTACATGAACGACCCCGAGCACTTCACCCGGATTCAGACGCGTCTCGGCGCCTCGGATCGGCTGAACGAGTACATCTCGCACATCGGCTCGGGCGTCTTCGCCGTGCCGCCGGCGCCGCGGTCGGGGTCGTACGTGGGCGAGGCGCTCTTCGGCTGA
- a CDS encoding DUF5979 domain-containing protein — MRSRVRVIAAAAAVLFATGALTLQGGLGVPAPASAAPAAPTAAPDLPECPTPQQLAQRETPIGTDANVSVFVGGDYSVGANAAESEGVLAVGGTATFDKTNGGTFNVGVVGFGSGVVPPAGSDMLLTGGDATPGATTTVDVGHGIGGNVVAGGTAAPLDRFETSGGTVTSDAADPLGPFATFGTTIRTKSTQYAALPTTGTTSERFNTLTFTGDGSSATQVFRIPGDELGTQSEPRAVEFVRIPTDARIIITVTGSTAAVYPAGFFTDASTEQISFGDPRFVELATHTMWNFADAADVTIGTGDQLLGSVMVPSATATTRITASTNGRLLIGGDLVFDGQGNEAHSFPFPDDDFECKPTIDPPVATGGLAVRKVVSDADGVADPAQEFVGTWSCTEAPGTEEPGGTWRVTASGAATTIAENLPVGSVCRVAEGPPDGPVADDPSYGWAPPTITPSTVTIGDGTVSEVTVTNTVTRSTGGFDIVKALDDPTGRVDPGRTYSGGWSCAVGDATVASGTWSLTAGGAPHTVSGVPTGAVCSVTEDEPTAPVPGDPSAVWEPPVISPDTITVGDGTTPTVTVTNRVEEVTGSFAVTKSVSRPSDGVVPGTRFTFDWRCTAPGGATLSGSVEVAAGGVETVAGVAVGSSCTLTETGTPPVADDSYEWLDPVWSVDGGAETTGREATFTIPAAGSRLVTVAWRDEIVRHVGTLDVLKSLDDPDHVVAPTQTYHVIWSCVLPGGGDESGADDILADGIGHDLATDLPFGTRCNVSEDLQISASPSSDGDRAFRWAAPVLGDSEVVIGEGGSTVSIVHIDNTVADVTTSATIAKVVDAPSGGAPSGAVYRGSVRCIAPDGSVRTATWAVSAGRPAAPLIDGLVDGTACTVTEATPPAADGFEWQQPVVSPDSFVAHAGSTVSVTVRNTLVADPESPGGGTVSPSDTAGSQELAATGSTPAPAALIAALLLAAGASLVETSRRRRPRR, encoded by the coding sequence GTGCGATCACGCGTCCGGGTGATCGCCGCTGCGGCGGCGGTCCTCTTCGCCACGGGGGCGCTTACGCTCCAGGGCGGCCTCGGAGTGCCCGCGCCCGCCTCGGCCGCACCCGCGGCACCGACCGCGGCCCCAGACCTCCCCGAGTGCCCCACGCCCCAGCAGCTCGCGCAGCGCGAGACCCCGATCGGCACCGACGCCAACGTCTCGGTCTTCGTCGGCGGCGACTACTCGGTCGGGGCGAATGCGGCCGAGAGCGAGGGCGTCCTCGCCGTCGGCGGCACGGCGACCTTCGACAAGACAAACGGCGGCACCTTCAACGTCGGAGTCGTCGGCTTCGGCTCCGGCGTCGTCCCGCCCGCCGGCAGCGACATGCTCCTCACGGGCGGAGACGCGACCCCGGGAGCCACGACCACCGTCGACGTCGGCCACGGCATCGGCGGCAACGTCGTCGCCGGCGGCACCGCCGCACCCCTCGACCGGTTCGAGACGAGCGGCGGCACGGTCACGAGCGACGCCGCCGACCCCCTCGGGCCGTTCGCGACGTTCGGCACGACGATCCGCACGAAGTCGACCCAGTACGCGGCGCTCCCCACGACCGGCACGACGTCCGAGCGCTTCAACACGCTCACCTTCACCGGTGACGGCTCCTCGGCCACGCAGGTCTTCCGGATCCCGGGCGACGAGCTCGGCACACAGAGCGAGCCGCGCGCCGTCGAGTTCGTCCGCATCCCGACCGACGCCCGGATCATCATCACCGTCACCGGTTCGACCGCTGCCGTCTACCCGGCCGGCTTCTTCACCGACGCCTCCACCGAGCAGATCTCATTCGGCGACCCCCGCTTCGTCGAGCTCGCCACGCACACGATGTGGAACTTCGCCGACGCGGCCGACGTGACGATCGGCACCGGCGACCAGCTCCTGGGCTCGGTCATGGTGCCTTCGGCAACCGCGACGACCAGGATCACCGCGAGCACCAACGGGCGACTGCTCATCGGCGGCGACCTCGTCTTCGACGGCCAGGGCAACGAGGCGCACTCGTTCCCGTTCCCCGACGACGACTTCGAGTGCAAGCCGACGATCGACCCGCCGGTGGCGACGGGCGGCCTCGCAGTGCGGAAGGTCGTGAGCGACGCGGATGGCGTCGCCGATCCTGCGCAGGAGTTCGTGGGCACCTGGTCGTGCACGGAGGCGCCCGGCACCGAGGAGCCCGGCGGCACCTGGCGAGTGACGGCGAGCGGGGCCGCGACGACCATCGCCGAGAACCTGCCGGTGGGGTCGGTGTGCCGGGTGGCGGAGGGCCCGCCCGACGGGCCCGTCGCCGACGACCCGTCGTACGGGTGGGCGCCGCCGACGATCACGCCGTCGACCGTGACGATCGGCGACGGCACGGTGTCGGAGGTGACCGTGACGAACACGGTCACGCGCAGCACGGGCGGCTTCGACATCGTCAAGGCGCTCGACGATCCGACCGGCCGCGTCGACCCGGGTCGCACGTACTCGGGCGGGTGGTCGTGCGCGGTCGGCGACGCGACGGTGGCGTCGGGCACCTGGAGCCTCACCGCCGGTGGCGCGCCGCACACCGTCAGCGGAGTCCCGACCGGCGCCGTCTGCTCCGTGACCGAAGACGAACCCACCGCTCCCGTGCCCGGAGACCCGAGCGCCGTCTGGGAGCCACCCGTCATCTCGCCCGACACGATCACGGTCGGCGACGGCACGACCCCGACGGTCACGGTGACCAATCGCGTCGAGGAGGTCACCGGCTCGTTCGCCGTGACGAAGTCCGTGTCGCGGCCGAGCGACGGCGTGGTGCCCGGCACTCGCTTCACGTTCGACTGGCGCTGCACGGCGCCGGGCGGCGCGACGCTGTCGGGTTCGGTCGAGGTGGCGGCGGGAGGCGTCGAGACGGTCGCCGGGGTGGCTGTCGGCAGCTCCTGCACCCTGACGGAGACGGGCACGCCTCCGGTCGCGGACGACTCGTACGAGTGGCTCGACCCGGTCTGGTCGGTCGACGGCGGCGCGGAGACCACGGGACGCGAGGCGACGTTCACGATCCCCGCGGCCGGATCACGGCTCGTGACCGTGGCCTGGCGCGACGAGATCGTGCGGCACGTCGGAACGCTCGACGTCCTGAAGTCACTCGACGACCCCGACCACGTCGTGGCACCCACGCAGACGTACCACGTGATCTGGTCGTGCGTGCTGCCGGGCGGCGGAGACGAGAGCGGGGCCGACGACATCCTCGCCGACGGCATCGGGCACGACCTCGCCACCGACCTGCCCTTCGGCACGCGGTGCAACGTGTCGGAAGACCTGCAGATCTCGGCGTCGCCCTCCTCCGACGGCGATCGGGCGTTCCGCTGGGCGGCACCGGTTCTCGGTGACAGCGAGGTGGTGATCGGCGAGGGCGGCTCGACGGTGTCGATCGTGCACATCGACAACACGGTCGCCGACGTGACCACCTCGGCGACCATCGCGAAGGTCGTCGACGCGCCGTCCGGTGGTGCGCCGAGTGGCGCCGTCTATCGGGGAAGCGTTCGGTGCATCGCACCCGACGGCTCCGTGCGCACCGCGACCTGGGCGGTGTCGGCCGGTCGACCCGCCGCGCCGCTCATCGACGGACTCGTCGACGGCACCGCGTGCACCGTCACCGAGGCGACGCCTCCTGCGGCCGACGGCTTCGAGTGGCAGCAGCCGGTCGTCAGCCCCGACTCGTTCGTCGCCCACGCCGGCTCGACCGTGTCCGTCACCGTGCGCAACACCCTCGTCGCCGACCCCGAGTCGCCCGGTGGCGGCACCGTCTCGCCGAGCGACACCGCCGGGTCGCAGGAGCTCGCGGCCACCGGCTCCACCCCGGCCCCGGCCGCTCTGATCGCCGCCCTCCTCCTCGCCGCGGGAGCGTCGCTCGTGGAGACGTCGCGGCGCCGGCGCCCTCGCCGCTAG
- a CDS encoding DUF2510 domain-containing protein has product MSDSGVPDGQRQTPAGWYQDPSGQAPYRWWDGYAWSSSTSADPAAGRPAPSNTPPVVVGAVWQRPQLPPDRPVYSVFIWLIVLLPLLSWPLSFTYTPHLSYERVNGIRTIDPFSIYTPTYFAMLGVSLALYVVTIVLAFRDQKWLQRQGVVRPFAWGWAFLGIVYTIGRSVIVHGVAPKRGLWPIWISIALIVIGLVVGFSHSASEFSQIQVPTK; this is encoded by the coding sequence GTGAGCGACAGTGGTGTGCCGGACGGCCAGCGCCAGACACCGGCCGGGTGGTATCAGGACCCGTCGGGGCAGGCGCCCTACCGGTGGTGGGACGGCTACGCCTGGAGTTCGAGCACGTCCGCTGACCCCGCGGCCGGCCGCCCCGCCCCGTCGAACACTCCGCCCGTCGTGGTCGGCGCCGTCTGGCAGCGCCCTCAGCTTCCGCCCGATCGACCCGTGTACTCGGTCTTCATCTGGCTGATCGTGCTGCTGCCGCTGCTGAGCTGGCCGCTGAGCTTCACCTACACGCCGCACCTGAGCTACGAGAGAGTCAACGGGATCCGCACCATCGATCCGTTCTCGATCTACACGCCGACCTACTTCGCGATGCTCGGGGTCAGCCTCGCCCTCTACGTGGTGACGATCGTGCTGGCCTTCCGCGATCAGAAGTGGCTGCAGCGGCAGGGCGTGGTGCGCCCGTTCGCGTGGGGCTGGGCGTTCCTCGGGATCGTCTACACGATCGGCCGCTCGGTGATCGTCCACGGGGTCGCCCCTAAGCGCGGGCTCTGGCCGATCTGGATCTCGATCGCGCTGATCGTCATCGGACTGGTCGTGGGCTTCTCGCACAGCGCCTCCGAGTTCAGCCAGATCCAGGTGCCGACGAAGTAG
- a CDS encoding GNAT family N-acetyltransferase → MTLDTDPAPAGDDLAALLDRWVAAWAVSRGATRRRVGRAWLVDVRAATRAAEYFIALPSQAEIDALADRASGAQDVWVTVLGSPQPALPPGLEPVTHAECMMTFGLPDPAPSVSGSAPGSADPVAGVDLEAIDGVTHATITIDGEEAARGQLAVVGGDAVFDRISTDSRFRRRGLASRVMAALTAAAVDGGATTGLLMASIDGRPLYTALGWREVAPLQTFRGR, encoded by the coding sequence GTGACTCTCGACACCGACCCTGCGCCGGCAGGCGACGACCTCGCGGCGCTCCTCGACCGGTGGGTAGCGGCGTGGGCCGTCTCGCGGGGTGCAACCCGCAGGCGAGTCGGCCGCGCCTGGCTCGTCGACGTCCGCGCGGCGACACGGGCCGCCGAATACTTCATCGCCCTCCCGTCACAGGCTGAGATCGACGCCCTCGCCGACCGGGCCTCCGGCGCGCAGGATGTGTGGGTCACCGTGCTGGGCTCTCCTCAGCCGGCCCTCCCGCCCGGCCTCGAGCCCGTGACGCATGCCGAGTGCATGATGACGTTCGGGCTTCCCGATCCTGCGCCCTCGGTCTCGGGTTCGGCCCCGGGCTCGGCCGACCCGGTGGCCGGCGTCGACCTGGAGGCGATCGACGGCGTCACGCACGCGACGATCACGATCGACGGCGAGGAGGCTGCGCGCGGCCAGCTCGCCGTCGTGGGCGGCGACGCGGTGTTCGACCGGATCTCGACGGACTCGCGCTTTCGGCGTCGGGGTCTGGCGTCGCGCGTGATGGCGGCTCTAACCGCGGCCGCGGTGGACGGCGGCGCTACCACGGGGCTGCTCATGGCGTCGATCGACGGGCGTCCGCTCTACACCGCGCTCGGCTGGCGCGAGGTCGCGCCCCTGCAGACGTTCCGCGGCCGCTGA
- a CDS encoding signal peptidase I, giving the protein MSASTAGRSGAAAQTTRVADAERLREIVDPHHRHSSGPDPRAQDARDWLRLIVASVARGLIATVLGLAFWAAAPAVLGWHPTTVMTGSMEPRIHPGDVVVSVPVPPAKIQLGKVILFRDPAHPGELRLHRYYRVGPGGSLVTKGDANPTADATPVARSAVEGVALLRVPWIGLPILWLHEGKWLYLAITAAVLTLLLGFTGIDSDLRHGRGDPARVRRLETERGRKAVAKAEASRSAYIEAERKAITRRTIRLRARRVKRLRVAGGALALILLAGAATSMAPTPAALAASWVGTTSNPTSNLTAATAVAPTGLTCTNNADGSTVTIGWSYAGSVTPATFSVINNGTVYATAPGTSTSTTLSVTSLLGLGLATYPVSVRTDLVAGNTAWTAMSTTTVGVKVTALLGITSVRCA; this is encoded by the coding sequence ATGTCCGCGTCGACCGCGGGCCGATCGGGCGCGGCGGCACAGACGACGCGGGTCGCCGACGCGGAGAGGCTCCGCGAGATCGTCGACCCGCACCATCGGCACTCGTCGGGGCCCGACCCGAGGGCGCAGGATGCACGTGACTGGCTCCGCCTGATCGTCGCCTCCGTCGCGCGCGGCCTCATCGCGACAGTCCTCGGGCTGGCGTTCTGGGCGGCGGCCCCGGCCGTGCTCGGCTGGCATCCAACGACCGTGATGACCGGCTCGATGGAGCCCCGGATCCACCCGGGCGACGTGGTCGTCTCGGTGCCGGTTCCGCCGGCGAAGATCCAGCTCGGCAAGGTGATCCTGTTCCGCGACCCCGCGCATCCGGGCGAGCTGCGCCTGCACCGCTACTACCGCGTCGGCCCGGGCGGCTCACTCGTCACGAAGGGCGACGCGAACCCCACCGCCGACGCGACGCCGGTGGCGCGGAGCGCGGTCGAGGGCGTGGCCCTGCTGCGGGTGCCGTGGATCGGTCTGCCGATCCTGTGGCTGCACGAGGGGAAGTGGCTGTACCTCGCCATCACGGCGGCGGTGCTCACGCTGCTGCTCGGCTTCACCGGCATCGACAGCGATCTGCGGCACGGGCGCGGCGACCCCGCGCGGGTCCGCCGCCTCGAGACCGAGCGTGGGCGGAAGGCCGTCGCGAAGGCCGAGGCGTCGCGCTCCGCGTACATCGAGGCCGAGCGGAAGGCGATCACGCGGCGCACGATCCGCCTCCGCGCGCGGCGGGTGAAGCGGCTGCGGGTCGCGGGAGGGGCACTCGCGCTGATCCTGCTCGCCGGTGCCGCCACGTCGATGGCGCCGACGCCCGCCGCCCTCGCCGCCTCGTGGGTCGGCACGACGAGCAATCCGACCTCGAACCTCACGGCGGCCACGGCGGTCGCGCCGACGGGTCTCACCTGCACGAACAATGCCGACGGCTCGACGGTGACGATCGGATGGTCGTACGCGGGGTCGGTGACCCCGGCCACCTTCAGCGTGATCAACAACGGGACGGTGTACGCGACCGCCCCCGGCACGTCCACGTCGACGACGCTCAGCGTGACGTCGCTGCTCGGCCTCGGCCTCGCGACCTACCCGGTGTCGGTGCGGACCGACCTCGTCGCGGGAAACACGGCCTGGACGGCGATGTCGACGACCACCGTGGGCGTCAAGGTGACCGCCCTGCTCGGGATCACCTCGGTGCGCTGCGCCTGA
- a CDS encoding TetR/AcrR family transcriptional regulator — protein MTPATPSTGRRADAEQNRARILDAAREAFADPDADVSMAEVARRAGVGMATLYRNYPGRRELLEALYADEVDAICAWAGAVDGATPADRLDAWLSQFAAFIASKRLVGRELLKHTDSADPVFGDARSRVIEAARPLLDAARESGEVRPELTIDQVVDLVHAVAVISGDRDYVRPILRAALDGIRRSAPR, from the coding sequence ACTCCCGCCACCCCCTCGACCGGCCGCCGCGCCGACGCCGAGCAGAACCGAGCGCGGATCCTCGACGCCGCCCGCGAGGCCTTCGCTGATCCTGATGCCGACGTGTCGATGGCCGAGGTCGCGCGACGGGCCGGCGTCGGCATGGCGACGCTGTATCGCAACTACCCGGGCCGCCGAGAGCTACTCGAGGCTCTCTACGCCGACGAGGTCGACGCCATCTGCGCCTGGGCCGGCGCGGTCGACGGTGCGACTCCGGCCGATCGGCTCGACGCCTGGCTCAGTCAGTTCGCCGCCTTCATCGCGAGCAAGCGCCTGGTGGGCCGCGAGCTGCTCAAGCACACCGACAGCGCCGACCCCGTGTTCGGCGACGCGCGCTCGCGGGTCATCGAGGCGGCGAGACCGCTGCTCGACGCCGCCCGCGAGTCCGGCGAGGTCAGGCCGGAACTCACCATCGACCAGGTGGTGGACCTGGTGCACGCCGTGGCCGTGATCTCGGGCGACCGCGACTACGTCCGGCCGATCCTGCGCGCCGCGCTCGACGGGATCAGGCGCAGCGCACCGAGGTGA